One stretch of Nocardia mangyaensis DNA includes these proteins:
- a CDS encoding acyl-ACP desaturase, whose amino-acid sequence MARDLTQLELLTELEPVAEENVNRHLSLAKEWHPHDYVPWDEGRNFAAMGGIDWDPEQSSLNEVAKAAMITNLLTEDNLPSYHREIAENFSQDGAWGTWVGRWTAEENRHGIVMRDYLVVTRGVDPVALEEARMIHMTNGFASPAEVDAGFLHSVAYVTFQELATRVSHRNTGKVCDDPIADRMLQRVAADENLHMIFYRNLCGAAMDLSPDQTIEAISLIVENFQMPGAGMPNFRRNGVLMAKHGIYDLRQHLEEVVQPVLKKWNVFERTDFTARGEATRERLAGFLEKLSQDVIKFEEQRDRSLAREAKKREMASV is encoded by the coding sequence ATGGCAAGGGATCTGACTCAACTCGAACTACTCACCGAGTTGGAGCCGGTTGCCGAAGAAAACGTCAACCGGCACCTGTCACTGGCCAAGGAATGGCATCCGCACGACTACGTCCCGTGGGACGAGGGTCGCAACTTCGCCGCCATGGGCGGCATCGATTGGGATCCCGAGCAGTCCTCGCTCAACGAGGTCGCCAAGGCGGCGATGATCACCAATCTGCTCACCGAGGACAATCTGCCGTCCTATCACCGTGAGATCGCCGAGAACTTCTCCCAGGACGGCGCCTGGGGCACCTGGGTCGGTCGCTGGACCGCCGAGGAGAACCGGCACGGCATCGTGATGCGCGATTACCTGGTCGTCACCCGTGGCGTGGATCCGGTGGCCCTCGAAGAGGCCAGGATGATCCACATGACCAACGGGTTCGCCTCGCCCGCCGAGGTCGACGCGGGCTTCCTGCACTCGGTCGCGTACGTGACCTTCCAGGAACTCGCCACCCGCGTGAGCCACCGCAACACCGGCAAGGTCTGCGACGACCCGATCGCCGATCGCATGCTGCAGCGCGTCGCCGCCGACGAGAACCTGCACATGATCTTCTACCGCAACCTGTGCGGCGCGGCGATGGACCTGTCCCCCGATCAGACGATCGAAGCGATCTCGCTGATCGTGGAGAACTTCCAGATGCCCGGCGCCGGGATGCCGAACTTCCGCCGCAACGGCGTGCTGATGGCCAAGCACGGCATCTACGACCTGCGCCAGCACCTCGAAGAGGTCGTGCAGCCGGTGCTCAAGAAGTGGAACGTCTTCGAGCGCACCGACTTCACCGCCCGCGGTGAGGCCACCCGTGAGCGCCTGGCCGGCTTCCTGGAGAAGCTGAGCCAGGACGTGATCAAGTTCGAGGAGCAGCGCGACCGCAGCCTCGCCCGCGAGGCGAAGAAGCGCGAGATGGCCTCCGTCTAG
- a CDS encoding DUF937 domain-containing protein, whose amino-acid sequence MTSFDDLLSQVPIAQIADSLGVDQATATTAVQAALPTLLGGLQANAAQPQGAASLLGALDHHGGLVEGSGSVDLGQVDVADGEKIVDNVFGEEKNTVISALGATESTGGNDLVAKLLPILAPIVLAYLAKQLTGGGAAAPAPQAQPQSSGGLGDLLGGLLGGSSNSGGIGGAIGEALSKNAGGALGSVLGGLLGGKR is encoded by the coding sequence ATGACTTCCTTCGATGATTTGCTCTCCCAAGTGCCGATCGCCCAGATCGCCGACTCACTCGGCGTCGACCAGGCGACGGCCACCACCGCAGTACAGGCCGCGCTGCCGACCCTGCTCGGCGGCCTGCAGGCCAATGCGGCCCAACCGCAGGGCGCGGCCTCCCTGCTCGGCGCGCTCGACCACCACGGCGGTCTCGTCGAGGGCTCGGGCTCGGTCGATCTGGGCCAGGTGGACGTGGCCGACGGCGAGAAGATCGTCGACAACGTCTTCGGCGAGGAGAAGAACACGGTGATCAGCGCCCTCGGCGCCACCGAGAGCACCGGCGGCAACGACCTGGTCGCCAAGCTGCTGCCGATCCTGGCCCCGATCGTGCTCGCCTACCTCGCCAAGCAGCTCACCGGTGGCGGCGCGGCCGCACCGGCACCACAGGCACAGCCGCAGTCCTCGGGCGGACTCGGCGATCTGCTGGGCGGCCTGCTCGGCGGCAGCAGCAACAGCGGCGGGATCGGCGGCGCGATCGGCGAGGCGCTGTCGAAGAACGCGGGCGGGGCGTTGGGCAGCGTCCTCGGCGGCCTGCTCGGCGGCAAGCGCTGA
- a CDS encoding TetR family transcriptional regulator: protein MARQQERARRTRAAIIKSAAVEFGKSGYAAASLNRILEGSRATKGAMYFHFDSKEDLARAVLETAVERYRLCAERWLARTDLGPLDVLHGMVDEIALRLEHDTIVQAEYRLVIEPDFHRDTGNGGGRIVGRATRVLAVRAIDHGQLRADADPDRFTRTLSAALAGQRYLVDPIANGSAADLRARFAEVLEVIVEAMATPLWIQSFRADGWRAQARLDDLGLGV, encoded by the coding sequence ATGGCACGGCAACAAGAGCGGGCGCGCCGGACACGCGCGGCGATCATCAAATCCGCGGCCGTCGAGTTCGGGAAGAGCGGATATGCCGCGGCATCGCTCAACCGGATCCTGGAGGGCTCCCGCGCGACCAAGGGGGCGATGTACTTCCACTTCGATTCCAAGGAGGATCTGGCGCGCGCGGTGCTCGAGACCGCGGTCGAGCGGTATCGCCTCTGCGCGGAACGCTGGCTGGCGCGCACCGATCTCGGTCCGCTCGACGTCCTGCACGGGATGGTCGATGAGATCGCGCTCCGGCTCGAGCACGACACCATCGTGCAGGCGGAGTACCGGCTGGTGATCGAACCCGACTTCCATCGGGACACGGGCAACGGCGGCGGGCGGATCGTCGGCCGGGCCACCCGGGTGCTCGCGGTGCGCGCGATCGATCACGGCCAGCTGCGCGCCGACGCCGACCCGGATCGCTTCACCCGCACTCTGTCGGCGGCGCTGGCGGGCCAGCGCTACCTGGTCGACCCGATCGCCAACGGTTCGGCCGCGGATCTGCGCGCGCGCTTCGCCGAAGTGCTCGAGGTGATCGTCGAGGCGATGGCCACTCCGCTGTGGATCCAGAGCTTCCGCGCCGACGGCTGGCGCGCCCAAGCCCGTCTCGATGACCTCGGTTTGGGTGTGTGA